One window of the Natronomonas marina genome contains the following:
- a CDS encoding CbtA family protein: protein MLAAYLKRGVKAGVVAGLVFGLLMALVANPLVAFADELGHEGGHAVGDHHEHATGEHHEGSGGEQHEGAVSMTVTNGVSIVSGVLWGILLGGVVFGIAYYFLEPAIPGTGGTKSYLLAVAGFITVSGAPWLVLPPQPPGVEQALPTEMRIILYGGMMVAGSLVCLFAAIVYGRLRVTHGRTTAAIVAMLSLCLLAIPAALSPVNAVESSLPSELAIGLTGMIVFGQALLWLLLAGTHARLRRRSMDTGASDIATSPTDGTLTAN, encoded by the coding sequence ATGCTCGCTGCCTATCTGAAGCGAGGGGTGAAAGCAGGAGTGGTTGCTGGGCTGGTATTCGGTCTCCTCATGGCGCTCGTCGCTAATCCGCTCGTCGCGTTCGCCGATGAGCTCGGCCACGAGGGTGGCCACGCTGTCGGTGACCACCACGAACACGCAACTGGGGAACACCACGAGGGGAGTGGTGGAGAACAGCACGAGGGCGCCGTTTCGATGACGGTGACAAACGGCGTGAGTATCGTCTCCGGTGTTCTCTGGGGTATTCTCCTGGGCGGAGTCGTGTTCGGCATCGCCTACTACTTCCTCGAACCCGCAATCCCGGGAACCGGTGGAACGAAGAGCTATCTCTTGGCCGTCGCCGGCTTCATCACCGTTTCTGGGGCACCGTGGCTCGTGCTCCCGCCACAGCCGCCGGGAGTCGAACAAGCGCTCCCGACGGAGATGCGCATCATACTCTACGGCGGAATGATGGTGGCCGGTTCGCTCGTTTGTTTGTTCGCAGCGATTGTGTACGGTCGACTCCGAGTCACACACGGACGAACGACCGCGGCCATCGTCGCGATGCTTTCTCTCTGTCTGCTCGCGATTCCAGCCGCTCTCTCGCCGGTGAACGCGGTGGAGAGTTCCCTTCCATCCGAGCTGGCGATTGGGCTGACGGGAATGATCGTGTTCGGACAGGCGTTGCTCTGGCTGCTCCTCGCAGGCACTCACGCCCGACTTCGCCGCCGGTCGATGGACACGGGGGCCTCGGATATCGCAACCTCCCCGACCGACGGAACGCTCACTGCAAATTGA
- a CDS encoding (2Fe-2S) ferredoxin domain-containing protein — protein sequence MRPRTEDVVENGFSDHVLVCTNARDSEYACCAEAYGDEVYEAVKSWLRERDVFWSRVHVVETSCLGLCSAEGTAIAIHPRNRWYSDVLPEDVPELLEDEFGADASQLGE from the coding sequence ATGAGACCGCGAACCGAGGACGTCGTTGAGAACGGGTTCTCCGACCATGTATTAGTCTGTACGAACGCGCGAGACTCGGAGTACGCCTGCTGTGCGGAGGCGTACGGTGATGAGGTGTACGAGGCGGTGAAGTCGTGGCTGCGTGAACGAGACGTCTTCTGGTCACGGGTCCACGTCGTCGAGACGAGCTGTCTCGGTCTGTGCAGCGCCGAAGGCACCGCGATCGCCATCCATCCCCGCAATCGGTGGTACTCGGACGTGCTCCCGGAAGACGTGCCGGAGCTGCTTGAAGACGAATTCGGTGCCGACGCGTCGCAATTAGGAGAGTAG
- a CDS encoding PQQ-binding-like beta-propeller repeat protein produces MSNALQQRAVGLGDVPPARSRHAGKRSAVTLLEELVVTGTATGDVVAHDRTTLEERWRGGTETEMTSVVAAEPYGDGIAVGERSSEGTIRFYDQKTGELRWQYATATDLGVPQKSSRFFLPFVADIETDGDRLYVASRRYERDADRRSFTSVVYAFDEAGDVVWTHDTDASPISLDVEGRRLAVAYNRCPGTHQHGLVVLDAETGAVRYEWDPGTDGQRRVGDVSLVEDGVVVTSHGDYCGYRLRDGGAEQWCVDLGTPTEVDGETLYAYPNHVHATAHGAVFVTGNTYSTEGRETASLHPREHTALGYTPDGECVWTASVGGFASELGVGGDLVAVPGAQHFRTRNAEVHGLRIFSSETGPETALETDGIVTAVALDGGSFAAVEEPVVYHDEGENRGTYRLLLGVGRW; encoded by the coding sequence ATGAGTAACGCCCTGCAACAGCGAGCGGTCGGACTCGGTGACGTACCGCCCGCTCGATCTCGGCACGCGGGCAAACGGTCGGCAGTCACGTTGCTCGAGGAGCTGGTGGTCACTGGAACGGCCACCGGGGACGTGGTCGCTCACGACCGGACGACCCTTGAAGAGCGATGGCGAGGGGGAACGGAAACTGAGATGACGTCCGTCGTAGCAGCGGAGCCATACGGAGACGGCATCGCGGTCGGCGAGCGCAGCTCCGAGGGAACAATCCGATTCTACGACCAGAAGACCGGCGAACTTCGATGGCAGTACGCCACAGCGACGGACCTCGGGGTCCCACAGAAATCGTCTCGGTTCTTCCTTCCCTTCGTCGCAGATATCGAGACAGATGGAGATCGGTTGTACGTTGCGTCCCGTCGCTACGAGCGCGACGCTGACCGTCGTTCGTTCACCAGTGTCGTCTACGCGTTCGACGAGGCAGGCGATGTCGTCTGGACGCACGATACCGATGCATCTCCGATCAGTCTCGATGTCGAAGGTCGCCGCCTAGCCGTTGCGTACAATCGCTGTCCCGGCACCCACCAGCACGGGTTGGTCGTCCTCGATGCTGAAACGGGTGCCGTGCGATACGAGTGGGATCCCGGTACCGACGGCCAGCGACGCGTCGGTGACGTCTCGCTCGTTGAAGACGGCGTCGTGGTCACCAGCCACGGCGACTACTGTGGCTACCGCCTCCGCGACGGGGGTGCCGAACAGTGGTGTGTCGACCTTGGGACACCAACGGAAGTCGACGGTGAAACGTTGTACGCCTATCCGAACCACGTGCACGCGACAGCGCACGGTGCGGTCTTCGTCACGGGGAACACGTATTCGACGGAGGGTCGGGAGACGGCGTCGCTACACCCCCGCGAACATACTGCCCTCGGGTACACGCCGGACGGCGAATGCGTCTGGACGGCCTCGGTCGGTGGCTTCGCGAGCGAACTCGGTGTCGGAGGCGACCTCGTGGCTGTTCCCGGGGCGCAGCACTTTCGCACGCGCAATGCCGAAGTCCACGGTCTTCGAATATTCAGTTCGGAAACTGGCCCCGAAACGGCCCTCGAAACCGATGGCATCGTTACAGCGGTTGCACTGGACGGTGGATCGTTCGCCGCCGTAGAAGAGCCGGTAGTCTATCACGACGAGGGTGAGAACCGAGGCACCTATCGGTTATTATTGGGTGTGGGCCGCTGGTAG
- a CDS encoding DUF3209 family protein, producing MSCYEIEALRLGLMNVLGTEDRSAREHAETELEGHLDGPIEALANAETVSEIERHLDAALVDLEEEIAATDSDDPEYGYMRGRLVAVRDAERAVHRLTDQGESVLSGLGEAHDVLHETFPVDE from the coding sequence ATGAGCTGCTACGAAATCGAAGCCCTACGACTCGGACTGATGAACGTGCTCGGTACCGAAGACCGGAGCGCACGCGAACACGCGGAGACCGAACTAGAGGGTCATCTGGATGGCCCCATCGAGGCTCTGGCAAACGCGGAGACCGTTTCGGAGATCGAGCGCCACCTCGACGCGGCGCTCGTCGACCTCGAGGAGGAAATCGCCGCCACCGATTCAGACGACCCGGAGTACGGCTACATGCGTGGCCGACTAGTGGCCGTCCGCGACGCGGAGCGCGCCGTCCATCGACTGACTGACCAAGGCGAGAGCGTCCTTAGCGGGTTGGGTGAGGCACACGACGTCCTCCACGAGACCTTCCCCGTCGATGAGTAA